A window of Candidatus Rokuibacteriota bacterium contains these coding sequences:
- a CDS encoding SEC-C domain-containing protein: AKEILSKKWLDPLSAPPEEGARALADARRITEPEHERVVKLWGLHIIGTERHESRRVDNQLRGRAGRQGDPGSSRFYLSLEDDLLRIFGSQRIQKIMDRLGLEEAEPIESKMVTRQIAYAQKRVETHNFEIRKHLLEYDDVMNKQREVIYGMRREILSGESQQETIVEWMEELLDGVLDLYAPRDAHPEDWDLSALSEALHRQFDVRLPAEAQHGELISRDGLRQLLWETIDAHYRNREQATGSDALRQLERVVMLQVIDTQWKDHLLSMDHLKEGIGLRGYGQRDPLTEYKREAFDLFQETVDRIKTQVVEWLFKVQLVREPAAAERRNPWADAIESHGEGARAAARPAPRSAGGQKVGRNEPCPCGSGKKYKKCCLLKAS, translated from the coding sequence GGCCAAAGAGATCCTGAGCAAGAAGTGGCTCGACCCGCTGTCGGCGCCGCCTGAGGAGGGGGCGCGTGCGCTGGCCGACGCCCGGCGGATCACGGAGCCCGAGCACGAGCGCGTCGTCAAGCTCTGGGGCCTGCACATCATCGGCACCGAGCGACACGAGTCCCGCCGGGTCGACAACCAGCTCCGCGGGCGCGCCGGCCGCCAGGGCGACCCGGGATCCTCCCGCTTCTACCTCTCGCTGGAGGACGACCTGCTCCGGATCTTCGGGTCCCAGCGGATCCAGAAGATCATGGATCGGCTCGGATTGGAGGAGGCGGAGCCGATCGAGAGCAAGATGGTGACGCGGCAGATCGCCTACGCCCAGAAACGGGTCGAGACGCACAACTTCGAGATCCGCAAGCACCTCCTCGAGTACGACGACGTGATGAACAAGCAGCGGGAGGTCATCTACGGGATGCGCCGGGAGATCCTGTCGGGCGAGAGCCAGCAGGAGACCATCGTGGAGTGGATGGAGGAGCTCCTCGATGGTGTCCTCGACCTCTACGCGCCGCGGGATGCCCACCCGGAGGACTGGGACCTCTCAGCGCTCTCGGAAGCGCTCCACCGCCAGTTCGACGTGCGGCTGCCGGCGGAGGCGCAGCACGGCGAGCTGATCTCGCGCGACGGGCTCCGCCAGCTCCTGTGGGAGACGATCGACGCGCACTACCGGAACCGGGAGCAGGCCACCGGCAGTGACGCCCTGCGGCAGCTCGAGCGGGTCGTGATGCTGCAGGTCATCGACACGCAGTGGAAGGATCACCTGCTCTCCATGGACCACCTGAAGGAGGGGATCGGGCTCCGCGGCTACGGCCAGCGGGACCCGCTCACCGAGTACAAGCGGGAGGCCTTCGATCTCTTCCAGGAGACGGTCGACCGGATCAAGACCCAGGTCGTCGAGTGGCTGTTCAAGGTCCAGCTCGTCCGCGAGCCGGCCGCGGCCGAGCGGCGGAACCCGTGGGCCGACGCGATCGAGTCCCACGGGGAGGGCGCGCGCGCGGCCGCCCGCCCCGCGCCCCGAAGCGCCGGCGGCCAGAAGGTCGGGCGCAACGAGCCCTGCCCGTGCGGGTCGGGGAAGAAGTACAAGAAGTGTTGTCTGTTGAAAGCCTCGTGA